A single genomic interval of Cucumis sativus cultivar 9930 chromosome 5, Cucumber_9930_V3, whole genome shotgun sequence harbors:
- the LOC101205367 gene encoding NDR1/HIN1-like protein 6: MALVDHHQKIHPLTDVEPPPPPPQSSAPPPPLEKALHHQILPPKKRRSCLCRCLCYTFCLILLLLIILGAVIGILYLVFKPKIPTFSIDSLNISDLRLNFDMSLYARFDVKITTYNPNEKIGIYYEKGGVLSVWYTENKLCEGSLPAFYHGHRNKTALDVVLTGRTVYGSTLMSALVEQQQTGRIPLQLQAVAPVAVKMGKMKLKKVKILGNCLLVVDSLTANNAITIKASNCKFRLKL, from the exons ATGGCCCTTGTAGATCATCATCAAAAAATCCACCCACTAACAGATGTTgaaccaccaccaccaccaccacagTCATCAGCACCGCCGCCGCCGCTGGAAAAGGCTCTCCACCACCAAATTCTCCCTCCAAAAAAGAGAAGATCTTGCCTTTGCAGATGCTTATGTTACACATTCTGTCTCATTTTACTTCTTCTCATCATCCTCGGAGCTGTCATTGGAATTCTCTATCTTGTTTTCAAGCCCAAGATCCCGACGTTCTCCATTGATTCCTTGAATATTAGCGATCTTCGACTTAATTTTGACATGTCACTCTATGCCAG GTTCGACGTGAAGATCACGACGTACAACCCGAACGAGAAGATCGGAATATACTACGAGAAAGGAGGAGTTCTGAGCGTTTGGTACACAGAGAACAAGCTTTGTGAAGGGTCATTGCCAGCATTCTACCACGGCCACCGGAACAAGACGGCGTTGGATGTGGTTTTGACCGGAAGGACGGTGTATGGAAGCACTTTGATGTCGGCGTTGGTGGAGCAACAGCAGACTGGTCGCATTCCGCTGCAGCTTCAGGCAGTGGCACCGGTGGCGGTGAAGATGGGGAAAATGAAGCTTAAGAAAGTAAAGATTTTAGGGAATTGCTTGTTGGTGGTGGATAGTTTGACTGCTAATAATGCCATTACTATTAAAGCTAGTAATTGTAAGTTTAGGTTAAAGCtttga